A window of the Mus pahari chromosome 1, PAHARI_EIJ_v1.1, whole genome shotgun sequence genome harbors these coding sequences:
- the Tnnt3 gene encoding troponin T, fast skeletal muscle isoform X12 → MSDEETEQVEEEAQEEEVQEEAPEPEEKPRPKLTAPKIPEGEKVDFDDIQKKRQNKDLMELQALIDSHFEARKKEEEELIALKERIEKRRAERAEQQRIRAEKERERQNRLAEEKARREEEDAKRRAEDDMKKKKALSSMGANYSSYLAKADQKRGKKQTAREMKKKILAERRKPLNIDHLSDDKLRDKAKELWDTLYQLETDKFEFGEKLKRQKYDITTLRSRIDQAQKHSKKAGATAKGKVGGRWK, encoded by the exons ATGTCTGACGAGGAAAC TGAACAAGTTGAGG AGGAGGCCCAAGAGGAAG AAGTCCAGGAGGAAG CCCCCGA ACCAGAGGAGAAACCAAGACCCAA ACTTACTGCTCCTAAGATCCCGGAAGGGGAGAAAGTAGACTTTGAT gacATCCAGAAGAAACGCCAGAACAAGGACCTCATGGAGCTCCAAGCCCTCATTGACAGTCACTTTGAAgctaggaagaaagaagaagaggagctAATTGCACTTAAAGAAAGAATT GAGAAGCGCCGTGCAGAGAGGGCTGAGCAACAAAGAATCCGCGCTGAGAAGGAGCGGGAACGCCAGAACAGACTGGCG GaggagaaggccagaagagaggaggaggatgccAAGAGGAGAGCTGAAGAtgacatgaagaagaaaaaggctCTATCCTCCATGGGTGCCAACTACAGCAGCTACCTGGCCAAG gctgACCAGAAGAGAGGCAAGAAGCAGACAGCCcgggaaatgaaaaagaagattcTTGCCGAGAGACGCAAGCCCCTGAACATCGACCATCTCAGCGATGACAAGCTgag GGACAAGGCCAAGGAACTCTGGGATACCTTGTACCAACTGGAGACTGACAAATTTGAGTTTGGGGAGAAGCTGAAACGTCAGAAATATGAT ATCACCACCCTCAGGAGCCGCATTGACCAAGCCCAGAAGCA CAGCAAGAAGGCCGGTGCCACAGCCAAGGGCAAAGTCGGTGGGCGCTGGAAGTAA
- the Tnnt3 gene encoding troponin T, fast skeletal muscle isoform X7: protein MSDEETEQVEEEAQEEEVQEEAPEPEEVQEEEKPRPKLTAPKIPEGEKVDFDDIQKKRQNKDLMELQALIDSHFEARKKEEEELIALKERIEKRRAERAEQQRIRAEKERERQNRLAEEKARREEEDAKRRAEDDMKKKKALSSMGANYSSYLAKADQKRGKKQTAREMKKKILAERRKPLNIDHLSDDKLRDKAKELWDTLYQLETDKFEFGEKLKRQKYDIMTVRARVEMLAKFSKKAGATAKGKVGGRWK, encoded by the exons ATGTCTGACGAGGAAAC TGAACAAGTTGAGG AGGAGGCCCAAGAGGAAG AAGTCCAGGAGGAAG CCCCCGAACCAG AGGAAGTCCAAGAAG AGGAGAAACCAAGACCCAA ACTTACTGCTCCTAAGATCCCGGAAGGGGAGAAAGTAGACTTTGAT gacATCCAGAAGAAACGCCAGAACAAGGACCTCATGGAGCTCCAAGCCCTCATTGACAGTCACTTTGAAgctaggaagaaagaagaagaggagctAATTGCACTTAAAGAAAGAATT GAGAAGCGCCGTGCAGAGAGGGCTGAGCAACAAAGAATCCGCGCTGAGAAGGAGCGGGAACGCCAGAACAGACTGGCG GaggagaaggccagaagagaggaggaggatgccAAGAGGAGAGCTGAAGAtgacatgaagaagaaaaaggctCTATCCTCCATGGGTGCCAACTACAGCAGCTACCTGGCCAAG gctgACCAGAAGAGAGGCAAGAAGCAGACAGCCcgggaaatgaaaaagaagattcTTGCCGAGAGACGCAAGCCCCTGAACATCGACCATCTCAGCGATGACAAGCTgag GGACAAGGCCAAGGAACTCTGGGATACCTTGTACCAACTGGAGACTGACAAATTTGAGTTTGGGGAGAAGCTGAAACGTCAGAAATATGAT ATCATGACTGTCCGGGCCAGAGTGGAGATGCTGGCCAAGTT CAGCAAGAAGGCCGGTGCCACAGCCAAGGGCAAAGTCGGTGGGCGCTGGAAGTAA
- the Tnnt3 gene encoding troponin T, fast skeletal muscle isoform X4, whose protein sequence is MSDEETEQVEEQYEEEEEAQEEEVQEEEEVQEEEKPRPKLTAPKIPEGEKVDFDDIQKKRQNKDLMELQALIDSHFEARKKEEEELIALKERIEKRRAERAEQQRIRAEKERERQNRLAEEKARREEEDAKRRAEDDMKKKKALSSMGANYSSYLAKADQKRGKKQTAREMKKKILAERRKPLNIDHLSDDKLRDKAKELWDTLYQLETDKFEFGEKLKRQKYDIMTVRARVEMLAKFSKKAGATAKGKVGGRWK, encoded by the exons ATGTCTGACGAGGAAAC TGAACAAGTTGAGG AACAATACGAAGAGGAAG AGGAGGCCCAAGAGGAAG AAGTCCAGGAGGAAG AGGAAGTCCAAGAAG AGGAGAAACCAAGACCCAA ACTTACTGCTCCTAAGATCCCGGAAGGGGAGAAAGTAGACTTTGAT gacATCCAGAAGAAACGCCAGAACAAGGACCTCATGGAGCTCCAAGCCCTCATTGACAGTCACTTTGAAgctaggaagaaagaagaagaggagctAATTGCACTTAAAGAAAGAATT GAGAAGCGCCGTGCAGAGAGGGCTGAGCAACAAAGAATCCGCGCTGAGAAGGAGCGGGAACGCCAGAACAGACTGGCG GaggagaaggccagaagagaggaggaggatgccAAGAGGAGAGCTGAAGAtgacatgaagaagaaaaaggctCTATCCTCCATGGGTGCCAACTACAGCAGCTACCTGGCCAAG gctgACCAGAAGAGAGGCAAGAAGCAGACAGCCcgggaaatgaaaaagaagattcTTGCCGAGAGACGCAAGCCCCTGAACATCGACCATCTCAGCGATGACAAGCTgag GGACAAGGCCAAGGAACTCTGGGATACCTTGTACCAACTGGAGACTGACAAATTTGAGTTTGGGGAGAAGCTGAAACGTCAGAAATATGAT ATCATGACTGTCCGGGCCAGAGTGGAGATGCTGGCCAAGTT CAGCAAGAAGGCCGGTGCCACAGCCAAGGGCAAAGTCGGTGGGCGCTGGAAGTAA
- the Tnnt3 gene encoding troponin T, fast skeletal muscle isoform X2: MSDEETEQVEEQYEEEEEAQEEEVQEEAPEPEEVQEEEKPRPKLTAPKIPEGEKVDFDDIQKKRQNKDLMELQALIDSHFEARKKEEEELIALKERIEKRRAERAEQQRIRAEKERERQNRLAEEKARREEEDAKRRAEDDMKKKKALSSMGANYSSYLAKADQKRGKKQTAREMKKKILAERRKPLNIDHLSDDKLRDKAKELWDTLYQLETDKFEFGEKLKRQKYDIMTVRARVEMLAKFSKKAGATAKGKVGGRWK, from the exons ATGTCTGACGAGGAAAC TGAACAAGTTGAGG AACAATACGAAGAGGAAG AGGAGGCCCAAGAGGAAG AAGTCCAGGAGGAAG CCCCCGAACCAG AGGAAGTCCAAGAAG AGGAGAAACCAAGACCCAA ACTTACTGCTCCTAAGATCCCGGAAGGGGAGAAAGTAGACTTTGAT gacATCCAGAAGAAACGCCAGAACAAGGACCTCATGGAGCTCCAAGCCCTCATTGACAGTCACTTTGAAgctaggaagaaagaagaagaggagctAATTGCACTTAAAGAAAGAATT GAGAAGCGCCGTGCAGAGAGGGCTGAGCAACAAAGAATCCGCGCTGAGAAGGAGCGGGAACGCCAGAACAGACTGGCG GaggagaaggccagaagagaggaggaggatgccAAGAGGAGAGCTGAAGAtgacatgaagaagaaaaaggctCTATCCTCCATGGGTGCCAACTACAGCAGCTACCTGGCCAAG gctgACCAGAAGAGAGGCAAGAAGCAGACAGCCcgggaaatgaaaaagaagattcTTGCCGAGAGACGCAAGCCCCTGAACATCGACCATCTCAGCGATGACAAGCTgag GGACAAGGCCAAGGAACTCTGGGATACCTTGTACCAACTGGAGACTGACAAATTTGAGTTTGGGGAGAAGCTGAAACGTCAGAAATATGAT ATCATGACTGTCCGGGCCAGAGTGGAGATGCTGGCCAAGTT CAGCAAGAAGGCCGGTGCCACAGCCAAGGGCAAAGTCGGTGGGCGCTGGAAGTAA
- the Tnnt3 gene encoding troponin T, fast skeletal muscle isoform X14, with the protein MSDEETEQVEEQYEEEEVQEEAPEPEEVQEEEKPRPKLTAPKIPEGEKVDFDDIQKKRQNKDLMELQALIDSHFEARKKEEEELIALKERIEKRRAERAEQQRIRAEKERERQNRLAEEKARREEEDAKRRAEDDMKKKKALSSMGANYSSYLAKADQKRGKKQTAREMKKKILAERRKPLNIDHLSDDKLRDKAKELWDTLYQLETDKFEFGEKLKRQKYDIMTVRARVEMLAKFSKKAGATAKGKVGGRWK; encoded by the exons ATGTCTGACGAGGAAAC TGAACAAGTTGAGG AACAATACGAAGAGGAAG AAGTCCAGGAGGAAG CCCCCGAACCAG AGGAAGTCCAAGAAG AGGAGAAACCAAGACCCAA ACTTACTGCTCCTAAGATCCCGGAAGGGGAGAAAGTAGACTTTGAT gacATCCAGAAGAAACGCCAGAACAAGGACCTCATGGAGCTCCAAGCCCTCATTGACAGTCACTTTGAAgctaggaagaaagaagaagaggagctAATTGCACTTAAAGAAAGAATT GAGAAGCGCCGTGCAGAGAGGGCTGAGCAACAAAGAATCCGCGCTGAGAAGGAGCGGGAACGCCAGAACAGACTGGCG GaggagaaggccagaagagaggaggaggatgccAAGAGGAGAGCTGAAGAtgacatgaagaagaaaaaggctCTATCCTCCATGGGTGCCAACTACAGCAGCTACCTGGCCAAG gctgACCAGAAGAGAGGCAAGAAGCAGACAGCCcgggaaatgaaaaagaagattcTTGCCGAGAGACGCAAGCCCCTGAACATCGACCATCTCAGCGATGACAAGCTgag GGACAAGGCCAAGGAACTCTGGGATACCTTGTACCAACTGGAGACTGACAAATTTGAGTTTGGGGAGAAGCTGAAACGTCAGAAATATGAT ATCATGACTGTCCGGGCCAGAGTGGAGATGCTGGCCAAGTT CAGCAAGAAGGCCGGTGCCACAGCCAAGGGCAAAGTCGGTGGGCGCTGGAAGTAA
- the Tnnt3 gene encoding troponin T, fast skeletal muscle isoform X17, whose translation MSDEETEQVEEQYEEEEVQEEEEVQEEEKPRPKLTAPKIPEGEKVDFDDIQKKRQNKDLMELQALIDSHFEARKKEEEELIALKERIEKRRAERAEQQRIRAEKERERQNRLAEEKARREEEDAKRRAEDDMKKKKALSSMGANYSSYLAKADQKRGKKQTAREMKKKILAERRKPLNIDHLSDDKLRDKAKELWDTLYQLETDKFEFGEKLKRQKYDIMTVRARVEMLAKFSKKAGATAKGKVGGRWK comes from the exons ATGTCTGACGAGGAAAC TGAACAAGTTGAGG AACAATACGAAGAGGAAG AAGTCCAGGAGGAAG AGGAAGTCCAAGAAG AGGAGAAACCAAGACCCAA ACTTACTGCTCCTAAGATCCCGGAAGGGGAGAAAGTAGACTTTGAT gacATCCAGAAGAAACGCCAGAACAAGGACCTCATGGAGCTCCAAGCCCTCATTGACAGTCACTTTGAAgctaggaagaaagaagaagaggagctAATTGCACTTAAAGAAAGAATT GAGAAGCGCCGTGCAGAGAGGGCTGAGCAACAAAGAATCCGCGCTGAGAAGGAGCGGGAACGCCAGAACAGACTGGCG GaggagaaggccagaagagaggaggaggatgccAAGAGGAGAGCTGAAGAtgacatgaagaagaaaaaggctCTATCCTCCATGGGTGCCAACTACAGCAGCTACCTGGCCAAG gctgACCAGAAGAGAGGCAAGAAGCAGACAGCCcgggaaatgaaaaagaagattcTTGCCGAGAGACGCAAGCCCCTGAACATCGACCATCTCAGCGATGACAAGCTgag GGACAAGGCCAAGGAACTCTGGGATACCTTGTACCAACTGGAGACTGACAAATTTGAGTTTGGGGAGAAGCTGAAACGTCAGAAATATGAT ATCATGACTGTCCGGGCCAGAGTGGAGATGCTGGCCAAGTT CAGCAAGAAGGCCGGTGCCACAGCCAAGGGCAAAGTCGGTGGGCGCTGGAAGTAA
- the Tnnt3 gene encoding troponin T, fast skeletal muscle isoform X11, with amino-acid sequence MSDEETEQVEEEAQEEEVQEEEEVQEEEKPRPKLTAPKIPEGEKVDFDDIQKKRQNKDLMELQALIDSHFEARKKEEEELIALKERIEKRRAERAEQQRIRAEKERERQNRLAEEKARREEEDAKRRAEDDMKKKKALSSMGANYSSYLAKADQKRGKKQTAREMKKKILAERRKPLNIDHLSDDKLRDKAKELWDTLYQLETDKFEFGEKLKRQKYDIMTVRARVEMLAKFSKKAGATAKGKVGGRWK; translated from the exons ATGTCTGACGAGGAAAC TGAACAAGTTGAGG AGGAGGCCCAAGAGGAAG AAGTCCAGGAGGAAG AGGAAGTCCAAGAAG AGGAGAAACCAAGACCCAA ACTTACTGCTCCTAAGATCCCGGAAGGGGAGAAAGTAGACTTTGAT gacATCCAGAAGAAACGCCAGAACAAGGACCTCATGGAGCTCCAAGCCCTCATTGACAGTCACTTTGAAgctaggaagaaagaagaagaggagctAATTGCACTTAAAGAAAGAATT GAGAAGCGCCGTGCAGAGAGGGCTGAGCAACAAAGAATCCGCGCTGAGAAGGAGCGGGAACGCCAGAACAGACTGGCG GaggagaaggccagaagagaggaggaggatgccAAGAGGAGAGCTGAAGAtgacatgaagaagaaaaaggctCTATCCTCCATGGGTGCCAACTACAGCAGCTACCTGGCCAAG gctgACCAGAAGAGAGGCAAGAAGCAGACAGCCcgggaaatgaaaaagaagattcTTGCCGAGAGACGCAAGCCCCTGAACATCGACCATCTCAGCGATGACAAGCTgag GGACAAGGCCAAGGAACTCTGGGATACCTTGTACCAACTGGAGACTGACAAATTTGAGTTTGGGGAGAAGCTGAAACGTCAGAAATATGAT ATCATGACTGTCCGGGCCAGAGTGGAGATGCTGGCCAAGTT CAGCAAGAAGGCCGGTGCCACAGCCAAGGGCAAAGTCGGTGGGCGCTGGAAGTAA
- the Tnnt3 gene encoding troponin T, fast skeletal muscle isoform X9, with product MSDEETEQVEEQYEEEEEAQEEEEVQEEEKPRPKLTAPKIPEGEKVDFDDIQKKRQNKDLMELQALIDSHFEARKKEEEELIALKERIEKRRAERAEQQRIRAEKERERQNRLAEEKARREEEDAKRRAEDDMKKKKALSSMGANYSSYLAKADQKRGKKQTAREMKKKILAERRKPLNIDHLSDDKLRDKAKELWDTLYQLETDKFEFGEKLKRQKYDIMTVRARVEMLAKFSKKAGATAKGKVGGRWK from the exons ATGTCTGACGAGGAAAC TGAACAAGTTGAGG AACAATACGAAGAGGAAG AGGAGGCCCAAGAGGAAG AGGAAGTCCAAGAAG AGGAGAAACCAAGACCCAA ACTTACTGCTCCTAAGATCCCGGAAGGGGAGAAAGTAGACTTTGAT gacATCCAGAAGAAACGCCAGAACAAGGACCTCATGGAGCTCCAAGCCCTCATTGACAGTCACTTTGAAgctaggaagaaagaagaagaggagctAATTGCACTTAAAGAAAGAATT GAGAAGCGCCGTGCAGAGAGGGCTGAGCAACAAAGAATCCGCGCTGAGAAGGAGCGGGAACGCCAGAACAGACTGGCG GaggagaaggccagaagagaggaggaggatgccAAGAGGAGAGCTGAAGAtgacatgaagaagaaaaaggctCTATCCTCCATGGGTGCCAACTACAGCAGCTACCTGGCCAAG gctgACCAGAAGAGAGGCAAGAAGCAGACAGCCcgggaaatgaaaaagaagattcTTGCCGAGAGACGCAAGCCCCTGAACATCGACCATCTCAGCGATGACAAGCTgag GGACAAGGCCAAGGAACTCTGGGATACCTTGTACCAACTGGAGACTGACAAATTTGAGTTTGGGGAGAAGCTGAAACGTCAGAAATATGAT ATCATGACTGTCCGGGCCAGAGTGGAGATGCTGGCCAAGTT CAGCAAGAAGGCCGGTGCCACAGCCAAGGGCAAAGTCGGTGGGCGCTGGAAGTAA
- the Tnnt3 gene encoding troponin T, fast skeletal muscle isoform X13, producing the protein MSDEETEQVEEQYEEEEVQEEAPEPEEVQEEEKPRPKLTAPKIPEGEKVDFDDIQKKRQNKDLMELQALIDSHFEARKKEEEELIALKERIEKRRAERAEQQRIRAEKERERQNRLAEEKARREEEDAKRRAEDDMKKKKALSSMGANYSSYLAKADQKRGKKQTAREMKKKILAERRKPLNIDHLSDDKLRDKAKELWDTLYQLETDKFEFGEKLKRQKYDITTLRSRIDQAQKHSKKAGATAKGKVGGRWK; encoded by the exons ATGTCTGACGAGGAAAC TGAACAAGTTGAGG AACAATACGAAGAGGAAG AAGTCCAGGAGGAAG CCCCCGAACCAG AGGAAGTCCAAGAAG AGGAGAAACCAAGACCCAA ACTTACTGCTCCTAAGATCCCGGAAGGGGAGAAAGTAGACTTTGAT gacATCCAGAAGAAACGCCAGAACAAGGACCTCATGGAGCTCCAAGCCCTCATTGACAGTCACTTTGAAgctaggaagaaagaagaagaggagctAATTGCACTTAAAGAAAGAATT GAGAAGCGCCGTGCAGAGAGGGCTGAGCAACAAAGAATCCGCGCTGAGAAGGAGCGGGAACGCCAGAACAGACTGGCG GaggagaaggccagaagagaggaggaggatgccAAGAGGAGAGCTGAAGAtgacatgaagaagaaaaaggctCTATCCTCCATGGGTGCCAACTACAGCAGCTACCTGGCCAAG gctgACCAGAAGAGAGGCAAGAAGCAGACAGCCcgggaaatgaaaaagaagattcTTGCCGAGAGACGCAAGCCCCTGAACATCGACCATCTCAGCGATGACAAGCTgag GGACAAGGCCAAGGAACTCTGGGATACCTTGTACCAACTGGAGACTGACAAATTTGAGTTTGGGGAGAAGCTGAAACGTCAGAAATATGAT ATCACCACCCTCAGGAGCCGCATTGACCAAGCCCAGAAGCA CAGCAAGAAGGCCGGTGCCACAGCCAAGGGCAAAGTCGGTGGGCGCTGGAAGTAA
- the Tnnt3 gene encoding troponin T, fast skeletal muscle isoform X16: MSDEETEQVEEQYEEEEVQEEEEVQEEEKPRPKLTAPKIPEGEKVDFDDIQKKRQNKDLMELQALIDSHFEARKKEEEELIALKERIEKRRAERAEQQRIRAEKERERQNRLAEEKARREEEDAKRRAEDDMKKKKALSSMGANYSSYLAKADQKRGKKQTAREMKKKILAERRKPLNIDHLSDDKLRDKAKELWDTLYQLETDKFEFGEKLKRQKYDITTLRSRIDQAQKHSKKAGATAKGKVGGRWK, translated from the exons ATGTCTGACGAGGAAAC TGAACAAGTTGAGG AACAATACGAAGAGGAAG AAGTCCAGGAGGAAG AGGAAGTCCAAGAAG AGGAGAAACCAAGACCCAA ACTTACTGCTCCTAAGATCCCGGAAGGGGAGAAAGTAGACTTTGAT gacATCCAGAAGAAACGCCAGAACAAGGACCTCATGGAGCTCCAAGCCCTCATTGACAGTCACTTTGAAgctaggaagaaagaagaagaggagctAATTGCACTTAAAGAAAGAATT GAGAAGCGCCGTGCAGAGAGGGCTGAGCAACAAAGAATCCGCGCTGAGAAGGAGCGGGAACGCCAGAACAGACTGGCG GaggagaaggccagaagagaggaggaggatgccAAGAGGAGAGCTGAAGAtgacatgaagaagaaaaaggctCTATCCTCCATGGGTGCCAACTACAGCAGCTACCTGGCCAAG gctgACCAGAAGAGAGGCAAGAAGCAGACAGCCcgggaaatgaaaaagaagattcTTGCCGAGAGACGCAAGCCCCTGAACATCGACCATCTCAGCGATGACAAGCTgag GGACAAGGCCAAGGAACTCTGGGATACCTTGTACCAACTGGAGACTGACAAATTTGAGTTTGGGGAGAAGCTGAAACGTCAGAAATATGAT ATCACCACCCTCAGGAGCCGCATTGACCAAGCCCAGAAGCA CAGCAAGAAGGCCGGTGCCACAGCCAAGGGCAAAGTCGGTGGGCGCTGGAAGTAA
- the Tnnt3 gene encoding troponin T, fast skeletal muscle isoform X8, with product MSDEETEQVEEQYEEEEEAQEEEEVQEEEKPRPKLTAPKIPEGEKVDFDDIQKKRQNKDLMELQALIDSHFEARKKEEEELIALKERIEKRRAERAEQQRIRAEKERERQNRLAEEKARREEEDAKRRAEDDMKKKKALSSMGANYSSYLAKADQKRGKKQTAREMKKKILAERRKPLNIDHLSDDKLRDKAKELWDTLYQLETDKFEFGEKLKRQKYDITTLRSRIDQAQKHSKKAGATAKGKVGGRWK from the exons ATGTCTGACGAGGAAAC TGAACAAGTTGAGG AACAATACGAAGAGGAAG AGGAGGCCCAAGAGGAAG AGGAAGTCCAAGAAG AGGAGAAACCAAGACCCAA ACTTACTGCTCCTAAGATCCCGGAAGGGGAGAAAGTAGACTTTGAT gacATCCAGAAGAAACGCCAGAACAAGGACCTCATGGAGCTCCAAGCCCTCATTGACAGTCACTTTGAAgctaggaagaaagaagaagaggagctAATTGCACTTAAAGAAAGAATT GAGAAGCGCCGTGCAGAGAGGGCTGAGCAACAAAGAATCCGCGCTGAGAAGGAGCGGGAACGCCAGAACAGACTGGCG GaggagaaggccagaagagaggaggaggatgccAAGAGGAGAGCTGAAGAtgacatgaagaagaaaaaggctCTATCCTCCATGGGTGCCAACTACAGCAGCTACCTGGCCAAG gctgACCAGAAGAGAGGCAAGAAGCAGACAGCCcgggaaatgaaaaagaagattcTTGCCGAGAGACGCAAGCCCCTGAACATCGACCATCTCAGCGATGACAAGCTgag GGACAAGGCCAAGGAACTCTGGGATACCTTGTACCAACTGGAGACTGACAAATTTGAGTTTGGGGAGAAGCTGAAACGTCAGAAATATGAT ATCACCACCCTCAGGAGCCGCATTGACCAAGCCCAGAAGCA CAGCAAGAAGGCCGGTGCCACAGCCAAGGGCAAAGTCGGTGGGCGCTGGAAGTAA
- the Tnnt3 gene encoding troponin T, fast skeletal muscle isoform X15 yields the protein MSDEETEQVEEEAQEEEEVQEEEKPRPKLTAPKIPEGEKVDFDDIQKKRQNKDLMELQALIDSHFEARKKEEEELIALKERIEKRRAERAEQQRIRAEKERERQNRLAEEKARREEEDAKRRAEDDMKKKKALSSMGANYSSYLAKADQKRGKKQTAREMKKKILAERRKPLNIDHLSDDKLRDKAKELWDTLYQLETDKFEFGEKLKRQKYDITTLRSRIDQAQKHSKKAGATAKGKVGGRWK from the exons ATGTCTGACGAGGAAAC TGAACAAGTTGAGG AGGAGGCCCAAGAGGAAG AGGAAGTCCAAGAAG AGGAGAAACCAAGACCCAA ACTTACTGCTCCTAAGATCCCGGAAGGGGAGAAAGTAGACTTTGAT gacATCCAGAAGAAACGCCAGAACAAGGACCTCATGGAGCTCCAAGCCCTCATTGACAGTCACTTTGAAgctaggaagaaagaagaagaggagctAATTGCACTTAAAGAAAGAATT GAGAAGCGCCGTGCAGAGAGGGCTGAGCAACAAAGAATCCGCGCTGAGAAGGAGCGGGAACGCCAGAACAGACTGGCG GaggagaaggccagaagagaggaggaggatgccAAGAGGAGAGCTGAAGAtgacatgaagaagaaaaaggctCTATCCTCCATGGGTGCCAACTACAGCAGCTACCTGGCCAAG gctgACCAGAAGAGAGGCAAGAAGCAGACAGCCcgggaaatgaaaaagaagattcTTGCCGAGAGACGCAAGCCCCTGAACATCGACCATCTCAGCGATGACAAGCTgag GGACAAGGCCAAGGAACTCTGGGATACCTTGTACCAACTGGAGACTGACAAATTTGAGTTTGGGGAGAAGCTGAAACGTCAGAAATATGAT ATCACCACCCTCAGGAGCCGCATTGACCAAGCCCAGAAGCA CAGCAAGAAGGCCGGTGCCACAGCCAAGGGCAAAGTCGGTGGGCGCTGGAAGTAA
- the Tnnt3 gene encoding troponin T, fast skeletal muscle isoform X1 — protein MSDEETEQVEEQYEEEEEAQEEEVQEEAPEPEEVQEEEKPRPKLTAPKIPEGEKVDFDDIQKKRQNKDLMELQALIDSHFEARKKEEEELIALKERIEKRRAERAEQQRIRAEKERERQNRLAEEKARREEEDAKRRAEDDMKKKKALSSMGANYSSYLAKADQKRGKKQTAREMKKKILAERRKPLNIDHLSDDKLRDKAKELWDTLYQLETDKFEFGEKLKRQKYDITTLRSRIDQAQKHSKKAGATAKGKVGGRWK, from the exons ATGTCTGACGAGGAAAC TGAACAAGTTGAGG AACAATACGAAGAGGAAG AGGAGGCCCAAGAGGAAG AAGTCCAGGAGGAAG CCCCCGAACCAG AGGAAGTCCAAGAAG AGGAGAAACCAAGACCCAA ACTTACTGCTCCTAAGATCCCGGAAGGGGAGAAAGTAGACTTTGAT gacATCCAGAAGAAACGCCAGAACAAGGACCTCATGGAGCTCCAAGCCCTCATTGACAGTCACTTTGAAgctaggaagaaagaagaagaggagctAATTGCACTTAAAGAAAGAATT GAGAAGCGCCGTGCAGAGAGGGCTGAGCAACAAAGAATCCGCGCTGAGAAGGAGCGGGAACGCCAGAACAGACTGGCG GaggagaaggccagaagagaggaggaggatgccAAGAGGAGAGCTGAAGAtgacatgaagaagaaaaaggctCTATCCTCCATGGGTGCCAACTACAGCAGCTACCTGGCCAAG gctgACCAGAAGAGAGGCAAGAAGCAGACAGCCcgggaaatgaaaaagaagattcTTGCCGAGAGACGCAAGCCCCTGAACATCGACCATCTCAGCGATGACAAGCTgag GGACAAGGCCAAGGAACTCTGGGATACCTTGTACCAACTGGAGACTGACAAATTTGAGTTTGGGGAGAAGCTGAAACGTCAGAAATATGAT ATCACCACCCTCAGGAGCCGCATTGACCAAGCCCAGAAGCA CAGCAAGAAGGCCGGTGCCACAGCCAAGGGCAAAGTCGGTGGGCGCTGGAAGTAA